A stretch of Ranitomeya variabilis isolate aRanVar5 chromosome 3, aRanVar5.hap1, whole genome shotgun sequence DNA encodes these proteins:
- the LOC143817540 gene encoding uncharacterized protein LOC143817540, whose product MKASSSEGEGTQREQGDRCQDVSSGRQVSQRDHRESIDVELLISSIQERGPLWDSRDPRHMDQVVIRRLWAEVAKSLWDGFDSASAKDKGTFMKKLRTRWRSIKDRFNKGLRAEEEQSRSGAAAAKSVPYKYNRALQFLRPILGRRQTHSSTLQRAPPCEAELHGSPSEPSQPSHSDSRPAPPSSGEPAAGTSGFPLPEASGAPSFGYSRQRQRASDRSVMPEFLHLGTVFQNGFKALRDEMSSMGRRLEILEAELSNPAKHFFSTIAKGMVENLTPELQISVMQDCNNSYVRALQQARVVQSATLPVVPSLASMTPTPAAESLQPPHPGPSAERRHHRHHTSVRPTPAPARPSSSRRSASGGDAAEARKKKKKKHKRRHTDTHTEAQVLAAPVQTPSHRGSSHSRSSQSQPSQKRRRLVLPPISHSDDAVSLVYPAGGLDLPSSLLDYGSSSSSSYSTPSPRSRTQSYRSPVVAEVDPPSAV is encoded by the exons ATGAAG gcttcttcaagtgagggggaaggcacacagcgggagcagggagatcggtgccaagatgtgtcgtcaggccggcaa gtttcacaacgggaccacagggagagtatagatgtggagctcctgatctccagcatccaggagcgtggcccgttgtgggacagccgtgacccccggcacatggaccaggtggtgatcaggcgtttgtgggcagaggtggcaaagtcgctgtgggatggctttgacagtgcctcagcgaaggacaaaggcaccttta tgaaaaagttgaggaccagatggcgatccataaaggaccgtttcaataaggggctgcgtgctgaggaggagcaatcgaggagtggtgctgctgcggccaagtcggtgccctacaagtacaacagggcactacagttcctaagaccaatccttggccgccgaca gacacacagcagcaccctccagcgagctcccccctgtgaagcggaacttcatggatcgccatctgagccgtcacagccatcccacagcgacagcaggcctgcaccaccatcatctggagaaccggctgccggtacgtcaggttttcccctgcccgaggcctctggcgcaccttcgttcgggtattcccgacagcgccagcgggcctcggacaggtcagtcatgcctgaatttttgcacttgggcacggtgttccagaacggtttcaaggcgttgagagatgaaatgtccagtatgggacggcgccttgaaatcctggaagccgagctctcaaatccggcaaaacatttttttagcacaattgctaaaggcatggtggaaaaccttacgccggaactccagatttcggtgatgcaggactgcaacaattcttacgtgagggctctgcagcaggctcgggtcgtgcagtcagcgacactgcccgtagtgccgtcgctggctagcatgactccgactcctgctgcagagtcactccagccaccccaccctggtccaagtgccgagcgacgccaccacaggcaccatactagtgtgcggcccactcctgctcctgccaggccctcatcctcccgtaggagtgcttctgggggagatgccgcagaagccaggaaaaaaaaaaaaaaaaaacataagaggaggcacacagacacacacacagaggcacaggttctggctgctccagtacaGACACCATCTCAtcgtggctctagccacagcaggagcagccagagccaaccaagccaaaaacgcaggcggcttgtgttgcctcctatCTCCCATAGTGATGATGCGGTCTCGCtagtgtaccctgcggggggtttggacctgccGTCAAGCCTCCTTGActatggctcctcctcctcctcctcctattccaCTCCCAGTCCACGTTCCAGGACTCAAAGCTACCGGTCACCGGTGGTAGCGGAAGTTGATCCCCCCTCGGCTGTTTAG